The Methylocaldum marinum genome includes the window GCTCGTTCGTCGATATGGCGCGCGACGCCGGTTTGGGCATCGACGTAAACCTTGGTTTGCCCGTAATCGGCGATGTCGTCCTCACCCCGAAGTCTGACCCGGTAGAGGCCGAAGTCGGGCGCAAAGCCGACATCGTCGGGCCTGAAGCCCGGGCCGTACCGCTGTGGCGATGCGAATCGCATCTTCGAAACCGAGTAGCGGGTTTTCGAGCGGCACGGCCGGTCTCCGCGCGACGTCGCCATATGCGGGAGTGAGCGGCGACACCCATGCGACCGCCGCCTTGAAAGGCTCACGCAGATTGAACGACAGCCCGGAGAGTGACACTGTGAAGAGGACGATCCAGGCGTAAAGGCCACCGGCGCGGTGCAGATCGAAATTGAGTCGGTGGCCGCCCGCTCGCCAGCGGAGACGGAAGGACTTGTGCCAGGTCTTCAGGCTGGGGAAGTTAGCCTCGGGTTCACCGTGAGTTGATCGGGACCCGCCATTTTGACTGATGACAGGCAAGGCATGCCGGATGACGCACCGCGCCGAACGAACTCATAAACAAGGCTATGCCGCCGACGCAAATCAATGGCGAGTGTGTAATAGGTGGCGCAAGCAGGATCAGGGTGTGGTCTGGTTGCGAACCCTAGGAGAAATGCGGACTGGCGTTTGGGATATTCCGTCTCAGTTCCGCGGACGCAGTTGACTCGGCGGGATGCCGAATTGACGCCGGAATGCCGTGGCGAAGTTGGCGGCACTGGTGTAACCGGTTCGGTGCGCAGCCTCGTTCACG containing:
- a CDS encoding PepSY domain-containing protein; the protein is MPVISQNGGSRSTHGEPEANFPSLKTWHKSFRLRWRAGGHRLNFDLHRAGGLYAWIVLFTVSLSGLSFNLREPFKAAVAWVSPLTPAYGDVARRPAVPLENPLLGFEDAIRIATAVRPGLQARRCRLCARLRPLPGQTSG